AGGCGTCGTTAAGACAGAATTCGAGCTCTTGCGATAACACCTATGCCACCTCTCGACCGTTAGATCACCTGCGAATCTTCGAATCACGCCTCTTCGAGCGTGCACATCAGAGGATGATGATGGTCACGGGCATAAGAGGTAACAAGGGCGACTTTGGTTTCTGCTATCTCATATGTGAACACACCGCAGATGCCCTTGCCCTGGGTATGTACTTCCAGCATGACGCGTGTCGCAGTCGACCGGTCCATGCGGAAGAACTTTTCGAGCACGTCGACGACGAACTCCATCGGGGTGTAATCGTCGTTGAGCAGAACGACCTGATATAAGGGCGGCTGCTTCGTCTTGGGCTCGGCTTCTTCGACGGCGAGACCCGCGCCGCCATGATCGGGGCGTTCGGTTTCGGAACTGGGCATTGGCGACCTTTATAGGGGTCGTCGATTGGCAACACAAGAGCGCAGGGCGCACTGCCTTCAGCCCATGACAAAACAAGCGCTTGAGGGTGCTGAGGAGCGAAACGTATCATCATGGAAATGACGGCGAACATCTGGACTTCGAGCGGCGGTGGCGGGGGCGACTGGCGCTCCACGCTATTGACGCGCGCACCCCAGGTCGTGACATTCATTCTCGCGCTGGGCCTTGCAGCCCAATTGGCGCTCATCGTAGTCGGTCTGGGCAGCCGCGGCCGTCAGACTGCGCCGCCACCCCTCGCCGCCCAGCCCTCCATGGCGCCGCTCGATATTGGCGCTCTCGTCAACGCCCATCTATTTGGCGATGCGGTCGCGCAGGCGAACAGCGGCGATGCCGCCAACGCACCGCCGTCCAGCATGCCGCTGGTCCTGGCCGGACTCATGGCGACCGCCGATCCCAAGGAAGGCATGGCGATCATCGGGGAGAGCGCGGCCACCGCGAAAGTGGTTTCCGTCGGTCAGCAGGTACCCGGCGGTGCGCAGCTTCACTCGGTCTACAACGATCGCGCCATCATCGAGCGCAACGGCGCACTCGAATCCGTGTTCCTGCCGCGCAATGCCGCCGTCTCCTCGGGCGCTCCGCCGCCCCCGGTGGCCGCCAACACGGGCAACGACGCGATGATGGATCGCATGCGCAAGCTGGTCAGCGATGACCCCGGCGTCATCGGCCAGGTGCTGCGTCCGCAGCCGGTCTTCGCCGGTGGCAAGATGCGCGGCTTCCGCGTCTACCCGGGCGCCAACCGCCAGGCGTTCGCGCGGCTTGGACTTCGTGCTGGCGATCTGGTGACCGCGATCAACGGCACGCCGCTCGATGACAAGGACCGCGCGCAGGAAATCTTCGGCACTCTCAATTCCTCCACCGACGCACGCGTGACGGTGACCCGCAATGGCCGACAGCAGGAACTCGTGCTCAACGTCGCGCAGATTTCCGCCGAAGCCGAACAGATAGGCACGAGTGACAATGGCATGGTCCCCATGGATCAGCCGTCGCCCGAAAACGGAAACCAATAACTAGAATATGAATCACCAGTCACGACCCAAGTCTTCCTTCCGCGTCGCCGCGATCCTGGCCATGGTCGCTTTCGCCGCGGCCGGCATCGTGGGAGCCCAGGGCAACGGCAATACCAACGGGCAACGCATTACGCCTAACTTCAAGGATGCGGAGATCGGCCAGGTCATCGAGGCCGTCGCCGCGGCCACCGGCAAAACTATCATCCCGGACCCGCGCGTACGCGCGCAGGTGACGATGCTGTCGCAGACGGCGATGACGCCCGATGCGTTCTACGAAGCTTTCCTCGCGCTTTTGTCGGTACACCAGTTCGTGGCGGTGGAATCGGGCGGCATCATCAAGATCGTGCCGGACGCCAATGCGCGCCAGATGCCGAACATCGACCTGCCGGACCGCGTGAAATCAGGCTCGGACGAACTGATCACACAGGTCATCGCGGTCGAGAACGTGAACGCCGCGCAGCTCGTGCCGGTACTGCGGCCGCTGATGCCGCAGGCCGCGCACATGGCCGCCTACCCCAATGGCAACATCCTCATTCTCTCGGACCGCGCCAGCAACGTGAGCCGCGTGATGCGCATCATCAAGCGCATCGACCAGCAGGGTGACAACGACGTCGACATCATCGCCCTGCAACACGCGTCGGCCAGCGAAGTGGTCCGCGTGGTCAATACCTTTTTCTCGCAGCAGGCTGGGCAGGAAGGCGGCGGCGGCGGTTCTCCGAGCCGCGTGATCGCCGACGATCGTTCGAACAGCGTGCTCATCGGCGGCGACAAGTCCGCGCGCCTGCGCATCAAGGCGCTGGTCGCACATCTCGACACGCCGCTCGACAACGGCGGCGACACCCAGGTGCGTTATCTGCAGTTCGCCGACGCCGAGAAGATCGCCACCAAGCTCAAGGAGCAGATCACGGCGACGGTTGCGATCACCGGCGGCGCCCCGGCCGGCGGCGCGGGTGGCGGCGGTGTGTCGGCCAGCGCCGATCGTTCCACGACGATCTGGGCGGAACCCGAAACCAACGCGCTGGTGATCACGGCACCTTCCAAGGTGATGCGCTCGCTGATGTCGGTTGTCGACAAGCTGGACATCCGCCGTGCCCAGGTGCTGGTCGAGGCCATCATCGTCGACGTCAGCGTGAAGAAAAATGCCGAGCTCGGCGTGAACTGGGCCGTCTGGTCGGAAGACAACGACACGCGCATTCCGATCGGCTCCTTCATTCAGCCCGTCGGCCAGGTCAACCTGCTGCAGCTCGCGGCCGGAATCGACAATCCTGCCAACGCGCCGGCGGCGCTTCAGACCGGTTCGACCTTCGGCATCGGCCGCATCGCGGCGGGCGGCGTCAACTTCGCGGCCATGCTGCGCGCCATCCAGGGCGATTCCACCACCAATGTCATCGCGACACCGTCGGCGGTGACCATGGACAACCAGGAAGCACAGCTCAAGGTCGCGCAGGAAGTGCCGTTCATCACCGGCTCGTATGCAAGCACCGGCAACAATGGCGGCGGCGGCAACGACATCAATCCGTTCACCACGGTGCAGCGCCAGGAAGTCGGCACGATTCTCAAGATCACGCCGCAGGTCAATGAAGGCGGCGCGCTGGTGCAGCTCAAGATCGAGCTGGAAAGCTCCGAGCTCGCCGGCACCTCGGGCGACGCGAATAGTTTGATCACCAACAAACGCACGGTGAACACCAACGTCCTCATCGAGGACGGCGGCATCGTGGTGCTCGGCGGCCTGATCCGCGACAGCGCCAATCGCGGCGAACAACGCGTGCCGTATCTCGGCCGCATTCCGATTCTCGGCGAGTTGTTCAAGACGCGCAGCCGCCAGCGCGACAAGACCAACCTCATGGTGTTCATCCGCCCGAAGATCCTGCGCGACGGCATCGCGACGGCAATCGCCACCGATGCGAAATACAACTTCATCCGCGACATGCAGCAGAAGGCCGGCAGCAACCCGGGCGAGATCCTGCCGTTGATTCCTTTCAACAAGGATCCGACGCTGCCCGTCCTGCCGCCGCCGCCGTTGCCGCCGCCGAACAACGCGCCGGTGGGACCGGACGGCGCACCGCAGACTTCCGCTCCGCCACCCGGCTCGGCGGTCGTGCCCGCTCAGAAACCATGAGCTCTTCCTCTTTATGAACGCCGGCGTCGCGCCCGAGATCGCCCGCCCGCAACGCGTCGGTTTCGCCTTTGCCAAGCGTCATGGAGTACTCGTGCGCCGTGTGCATGAAGGCGTCGCCGAGTGTGTGTACCGGCACGACGCCGCGCCGTTGGCCGTCGCCGAGGTGCGCCGCTACATGGGCGTGCCGGTCAAGCTGGAGAAAGTCGAAGACGAGTACTTCGATTCGCTGCTTCGCCAGGCCTATGAAGCCGGCAACGATGCGATGCAGGCCGCCGAAGGCGTCGAGGAATCCACCGATCTCGCACATCTTGCGCAGGATCTGCCCGAACAGGCCGACCTGCTCGAAAGCGAAGACGACGCGCCGATCATCCGGCTGATCAACGCGGTGCTCACGCAGGCGGTCAAGGAAAACGCCTCCGACATCCATGTCGAGCCATTCGAGAACCGGCTGGTGGTGCGCTTCCGCGTCGACGGTGTGTTACGGGAGGTGCTGCAAAGCCGGCGCGCCGTGGCGCCGCTGGTCGTCTCGCGCATCAAGGTCATGTCGAAACTCGACATCGCCGAGAAACGCCTGCCGCAGGACGGCCGCATCAGCCTCAGGATCGCCGGGCGTTCGGTCGACGTACGCGTGTCGACGTTGCCGTCGGGCCACGGCGAACGCGTGGTGATGCGTATCCTCGACAAACAGGCCGGACGGCTGCATCTCTCGGCGCTCGGCATGGATCCGAAAACCGAAGCGCGCATCGGCGAGCTGTTCCGCAAGCCGCACGGCATCATTCTCGTCACCGGCCCCACCGGCTCCGGCAAGACCACGACGTTGTACGCGGGCCTCGAGCACCTCAACGACAACACCCAGAACATCATGACGGTCGAGGATCCGATCGAGTACTACATCGACGGCATCGGCCAGACGCAGGTCAACACCAAGGTCGAGATGACGTTCGCGCGCGGCCTGCGCGCCATCCTGCGCCAGGATCCGGACGTGGTCATGGTCGGCGAAATCCGCGACCTCGAGACCGCGCAAATCGCGGTGCAGGCATCGCTCACCGGTCACCTGGTGTTATCCACCCTGCACACCAATACCGCGGTGGGCGCCGTCACGCGCCTGCGCGACATGGGCATCGAGCCGTTCCTGCTTTCCTCGAGTCTCATTGGCGTGGTCGCGCAGCGCCTGGTGCGCACGCTCAACCCGGACAACCGCGCGGCGTTCGAGGCGGGCGACTACGAACGTCGCCTGCTCGGGCTCGGGCCCGACGATCCCTCCCCCACGCTGTACAGGCCCGGCGCCGGCGGCAGCGGCTTCCGTGGCAGGACGGGCATCTACGAACTGGTCATCGTCGACGACCAGATGCGCACCATGATTCACGACGAGGCCGCCGAACACGAGCTCGAGCGCTATGCGCGCACCATGACGCCGTCGATCCGCGACGACGGCCTCGACCGCGTGCTGCGCGGCGAAACCACGATCGAAGAAGTCCTGCGCGTCACGCGCGAGGACTGACGCCGCGAGCCTTCGATGGGTGCCTTCGAATACACGGCTCTCGATACCGCCGGCCGCGAACAGAACGGGGTCGTCGAAGGCGACACCGTCAAACATGTCCGGCAGTTGCTGCGCGAGCGCCAGCTGCTGCCGGTCACCGTCGCGGAAGTCAAACACGGCGAGGAAAAGCGGCAGCGAACATTCGGACTGCGGCGCGGGATCTCCGCCGGCGATCTGTCGCTGCTGACCCGCCAGCTCGCCACCCTGGTCAAGGCCGGCCTGCCGCTCGAAGAGGCGTTGCTCGCCGTCTCGCAGCAGTCCGAGAAACCGCGCGTACAGAGCATCATGCTCGGCGTGCGCGGCAAGGTGATGGAAGGCCACACGCTGGCCGAAGGCTTCGGCGAGTTTCCGAAGGTCTTCCCGGAAATCTACCGCTCCACCGTGTCCGCCGGCGAAAGCTCGGGCCGCCTGGACGGCGTGCTCGAACGCCTGGCCGACTACACCGAGAACCGCGAAGTCACGCGGCAGAAGGTACTGGGTGCACTGCTGTACCCCATCGTGTTGTCGATCATCTGCCTCGGGATCGTGACCGGCATGATGGTGTACGTCGTTCCCAAGGTCATCGAGGTGTTCGAATCCAGCAAGGGCACGTTGCCGTTCGCCACGCGGGTACTGATCTTCGTCAGCGACTTCCTGCGCAATTTCGGGTTGTACCTGGTCATCGCCATCGTCGCCGCGGGCTTCGCGTTCGTTTACTGGCTCAAGAACCCCGACAATCGCCGCCACTGGCACCGCTTGCTGCTGCGGCTGCCACTGTTCGGCCGGCTGCTGCGCGGCTTCAATACCGCCCGCTTCACGCGCACCTTCAGCATCCTGACCGCCAGTGCCGTGCCGGTGCTCGAAGCCATGCGGATCGCCGGCGAAGTCGTGACCAATCTACCCATGCGCGACGCCGTGGCCGCGGCGGCCGCGCGGGTGCGGGAAGGCGCCCCCATCGGGCGGTCGCTCGCTTCGAGCAAACTGTTCCCGCCCATGACGGTACACCTCATTTCTTCGGGTGAATCGAGCGGC
This sequence is a window from Pseudomonadota bacterium. Protein-coding genes within it:
- the clpS gene encoding ATP-dependent Clp protease adapter ClpS, producing MPSSETERPDHGGAGLAVEEAEPKTKQPPLYQVVLLNDDYTPMEFVVDVLEKFFRMDRSTATRVMLEVHTQGKGICGVFTYEIAETKVALVTSYARDHHHPLMCTLEEA
- the gspC gene encoding type II secretion system protein GspC; this encodes MTANIWTSSGGGGGDWRSTLLTRAPQVVTFILALGLAAQLALIVVGLGSRGRQTAPPPLAAQPSMAPLDIGALVNAHLFGDAVAQANSGDAANAPPSSMPLVLAGLMATADPKEGMAIIGESAATAKVVSVGQQVPGGAQLHSVYNDRAIIERNGALESVFLPRNAAVSSGAPPPPVAANTGNDAMMDRMRKLVSDDPGVIGQVLRPQPVFAGGKMRGFRVYPGANRQAFARLGLRAGDLVTAINGTPLDDKDRAQEIFGTLNSSTDARVTVTRNGRQQELVLNVAQISAEAEQIGTSDNGMVPMDQPSPENGNQ
- the gspD gene encoding type II secretion system secretin GspD codes for the protein MNHQSRPKSSFRVAAILAMVAFAAAGIVGAQGNGNTNGQRITPNFKDAEIGQVIEAVAAATGKTIIPDPRVRAQVTMLSQTAMTPDAFYEAFLALLSVHQFVAVESGGIIKIVPDANARQMPNIDLPDRVKSGSDELITQVIAVENVNAAQLVPVLRPLMPQAAHMAAYPNGNILILSDRASNVSRVMRIIKRIDQQGDNDVDIIALQHASASEVVRVVNTFFSQQAGQEGGGGGSPSRVIADDRSNSVLIGGDKSARLRIKALVAHLDTPLDNGGDTQVRYLQFADAEKIATKLKEQITATVAITGGAPAGGAGGGGVSASADRSTTIWAEPETNALVITAPSKVMRSLMSVVDKLDIRRAQVLVEAIIVDVSVKKNAELGVNWAVWSEDNDTRIPIGSFIQPVGQVNLLQLAAGIDNPANAPAALQTGSTFGIGRIAAGGVNFAAMLRAIQGDSTTNVIATPSAVTMDNQEAQLKVAQEVPFITGSYASTGNNGGGGNDINPFTTVQRQEVGTILKITPQVNEGGALVQLKIELESSELAGTSGDANSLITNKRTVNTNVLIEDGGIVVLGGLIRDSANRGEQRVPYLGRIPILGELFKTRSRQRDKTNLMVFIRPKILRDGIATAIATDAKYNFIRDMQQKAGSNPGEILPLIPFNKDPTLPVLPPPPLPPPNNAPVGPDGAPQTSAPPPGSAVVPAQKP
- the gspE gene encoding type II secretion system ATPase GspE, with amino-acid sequence MNAGVAPEIARPQRVGFAFAKRHGVLVRRVHEGVAECVYRHDAAPLAVAEVRRYMGVPVKLEKVEDEYFDSLLRQAYEAGNDAMQAAEGVEESTDLAHLAQDLPEQADLLESEDDAPIIRLINAVLTQAVKENASDIHVEPFENRLVVRFRVDGVLREVLQSRRAVAPLVVSRIKVMSKLDIAEKRLPQDGRISLRIAGRSVDVRVSTLPSGHGERVVMRILDKQAGRLHLSALGMDPKTEARIGELFRKPHGIILVTGPTGSGKTTTLYAGLEHLNDNTQNIMTVEDPIEYYIDGIGQTQVNTKVEMTFARGLRAILRQDPDVVMVGEIRDLETAQIAVQASLTGHLVLSTLHTNTAVGAVTRLRDMGIEPFLLSSSLIGVVAQRLVRTLNPDNRAAFEAGDYERRLLGLGPDDPSPTLYRPGAGGSGFRGRTGIYELVIVDDQMRTMIHDEAAEHELERYARTMTPSIRDDGLDRVLRGETTIEEVLRVTRED
- the gspF gene encoding type II secretion system inner membrane protein GspF, coding for MGAFEYTALDTAGREQNGVVEGDTVKHVRQLLRERQLLPVTVAEVKHGEEKRQRTFGLRRGISAGDLSLLTRQLATLVKAGLPLEEALLAVSQQSEKPRVQSIMLGVRGKVMEGHTLAEGFGEFPKVFPEIYRSTVSAGESSGRLDGVLERLADYTENREVTRQKVLGALLYPIVLSIICLGIVTGMMVYVVPKVIEVFESSKGTLPFATRVLIFVSDFLRNFGLYLVIAIVAAGFAFVYWLKNPDNRRHWHRLLLRLPLFGRLLRGFNTARFTRTFSILTASAVPVLEAMRIAGEVVTNLPMRDAVAAAAARVREGAPIGRSLASSKLFPPMTVHLISSGESSGELDNMLDRAATNQERELDAMMGALVGLLGPLLIVAMGMFVMGIVFAMLMPIFQMNNFIR